In the Gemmatimonadaceae bacterium genome, TCTTCGTCGAGGCCGCCCGAGGCGACGTCCTCCTCGATCGATGTGTTCACGCGCCACGGCCGCGGTGACACGCCGCCGAGGACGATGCGCACGTCGCCGTTCGGCCGTTTGCACCCCGCGATGCTCACGAGCGCGAAATCCCACGCGTCGCGCTGCATCAACTTCTGGTAGTGCTGGACGCCTCTCGCCGACGCCGCCGGCAACACGATCGCCGCGACGAATTCGCCTGGCGCAAGCACTGTCTCCTGGTCGAGTCGCTCGGACGGCAGCGTGTAGAATTCACTAATCGGCACCCGGCGTCGGCCACCGATCGACGCGATCTCGATGACCGCATCCAGCGCCGTGAGCGCGACGGCTGGATCGGACGGATGCACGATGTGACACGGCCCATTCTCGAGAATTGCCAGGTATTGATTCTCGCCGTCGACCGCTGGGCACGACGTTCCGCCGTTCTTGAGACACGAGATGCCGCGCCGGAAATACCAGCATCGCGGCCGCTGGCAGAGATTCCCGCCGATCGTCCCCATGTTGCGCAGCGCGGGAGTTGCGACGACGTCGCACGCTTGCGCGAGCACCGAGAAACGCTCGCGAATCTGCGCGTCGGCGGCGAGCTCGGCGACGCGGGTCGACGCGCCGATCCAAAGGTCACCGTTGTCGAGCGCGCGCACTCCGACACTTTCGGGAATACGTCGCAGATCGACGAGCACATCGGGACGAGTGATCTCCTCCGCGATTGCGACGAGGAGATCTGTTCCGCCGCCGAGCGGCGTCGCGCCGGGTTGGTTGAGTCGCCGCGCCGCGTCATCGACGGACGTCGCGCGCTGATACGAGAAGGGGTGTGTCACGAGGGC is a window encoding:
- a CDS encoding xanthine dehydrogenase family protein subunit M, giving the protein MTHPFSYQRATSVDDAARRLNQPGATPLGGGTDLLVAIAEEITRPDVLVDLRRIPESVGVRALDNGDLWIGASTRVAELAADAQIRERFSVLAQACDVVATPALRNMGTIGGNLCQRPRCWYFRRGISCLKNGGTSCPAVDGENQYLAILENGPCHIVHPSDPAVALTALDAVIEIASIGGRRRVPISEFYTLPSERLDQETVLAPGEFVAAIVLPAASARGVQHYQKLMQRDAWDFALVSIAGCKRPNGDVRIVLGGVSPRPWRVNTSIEEDVASGGLDEDTIATLADRALYDARPLSKNGYKVELAASLLRETLALLA